The window GATGAGTTACCTCAGTTCTGGAATGTATTATTAGGTAACATGTCTGTTGTTGGTCCGCGCCCTCACCCAACACCGCTTAACCTCGAGTCTATGCATACAGTTGATAATTACATGCTGAGACATATTGTATTGCCAGGCATTACCGGATGGGCACAGGTAAATGGCTTTAGAGGGGAAACAAGAAAAGAAGGATCTATGCAGCAAAGAGTGGACTTCGACTTATACTATATCCATCGCTGGACATTTTGGCTTGATTGTCAGATTATTTTACAAACAGTTATCAATATTCTCAGAGGTGATCAAAATGCCTATTAGTAAAGCTGTTCAACACCATTTCATGAAAAGACTATTCACTATTTGTATCTACATATTCATTCCTATCAGTGTGTTTTCACAGGTAATCTGGGAAAACCACAGAAGTGAAGTGTATCCTTATTTGTATCGAATGGCGCAAAAAGGACTGATCGAATTTCATGATATGATACAACCACTCAGTCGGGCCTATATTGGTAAACGACTGATGCAATTGGATTCTCTTAGAACAAAACTGAGCAAAACAGAAAAATCTGAACTCGACTTCTACTTACAAGAGTTCAAGCCTTTATCTCAGCCAAATAACCAACTTGGCATTGTAGCAAAGGACCAGAACAAAAGACTAAGAGGGCTTTTTTATTCTGGTAAAGACATTCAACTCTATGCCGATCCAATGGCAAGTGTTATGCATGTAAACGGGCTTGGACAATCATTCACACAAACCAGTAATGGATTGCAGTTCTGGGGACAAGCTGGCAAGTTTGGCTTTCAATTCTATTATCGTGATTATACAGAAAGAGGTACAGGCTTAGATAGTTTCAGGGCCGAAAGTCCGGAAACCAATATCATTAAGTTATTCAGCAATAACCCCCAAAAGCAAAACTTCACGGAAGTAAGGGCACATATCAGTTATGCATGGAAAAATGGTTCAATCAGTATCGGCAAGGATCAACTAATTCATGGCTATGGAGAGAATGGACGAATCATTTTATCTGATAAAGCACCTTCCTACCCTTTTATCAGATTTGATTATCAACCGCTAAAATGGTTACGCTTTCATTATGCAAATGCTTGGCTGAATTCCAATATTATCGACAGTAACGCCACTTATGGAACAGGCAACCCAGTGAGTACAGGTACAAGAATTCAGTACATACCTAAATACCTTGCAACCCATGCGATCATCATCAGCCCCAAAAAAGGTATTGACTTGTCTATTGGTGAATCCATTGTTTACAGCGATAACATGGACCTTGGCTTTTTAATTCCCATTAACTTCTTTAAAGTATACGATAACAACAGAAGTAATTATGATATCCGCGCCGGCTCTAACGGACAATTTTTCTTCCAGGGAAGTGCCAGAAATATTCTCAAGAACACGCATTTCTATACAACGGTTTTTATAGATGAGATCAGGGTCTCCACCATGTTCAACAAACAGAAAAGTAGAAACCAGCTTGGCTATACCGTAGGTGCTTCTATCACTGATATTGTGCTCCCTTATTTAACAATAGGTACCGAGTATACCCGAGTAAATCCTTTTGTCTATGGCAATTTGGTACCGGCACAGCTTTATACACAACACAGTGCACCACTTGGCGATTGGATGGGTAATAATTTTGACCGATTCATCCTTTTTGCAAAATACACGCCTATTCCAAAACTGAGGACTTATTTCAGGATTCAACAAATTCAGAAAGGAGGTGCGGGTACAGTTGTTCAGCAGTATGAAGCAGAACCACAACCACCTTTTCTATTCGACTTCCAGAAAAAAAGAACCGACCTGTTTATGCAAGTCGGTTATGAATGGCTGAACAATCTTTACTTCAATGCAAATTATCTGTGGCTAAATGAAGAAAGACAAAACGGTCAAAAACTTTCTGGCAGCAGGTTCTCTATTGGGGTAAGCTATGGATTAAGGTAGTTAGAACCAAATACCTTATGCTTTGCCAAACTCATAACATGTGGAGTGAAAAACGCCTTGCTTAATCCTCTTGGATGGAGTATATAATGTGGTTTCCCCAATAATTGGCAAAGATGTGCCTGCAGGCTATCCGGACAAAAAACGAGCTCGCTTTCCATGATCCGTTCGACCAGCTCTTGAAAGCTGGAATACAGAAAATCGTTTTCACTTATCTCAGCATGCTGATTGTTTGCATAAAAGCCTGCTTGAACGATGGCATTATCTGCAAACGACTGTTTGATATAAAGGATATCTGCCGATGGTATATTTCGAAAGGCTTGTCTTGCAGTCGGCAAAATCAAGACACGGTTTGGTTTGATGGGATGGCTAATGGCTGGATAAGCTGCATGAAAAAAATTGGCATAGGAGGCATACACAAAGGAACCTGCTGCAATGGATGAGCATTTTTTGTTAACCAACATACTAAGCAACCATTTCCGGGATTTTTGCTCAACAACCAAATCGCCTGTTGGTAATTCATCCAGTATCAGCTGCAGCTGCTTCAGCTCTTGATATGTATTGGCATTGAACAAATACTTATTGGTAAACACACCTAATAATGAATGACGGATACCGATTTCTTTGAATTGAATGTTGATTCCATCCAAATTAAGATGAAGCCTTAACGCCTCAAACAAGGGTTTCAGGTGAGCGGAAGCAATCACTTGATAACCCAAAGGATTTGCTGCGTTCAGCAACGCATTCAATAAAATAGTGAAATCACCATAAGCCCTTAATGCCAGAATGTATTTATGCTGTCGGCTCATGACTTAGTTTATGCTGAAGCTGTTGAAAAAGGTACCAAAAACTAAACCATAAGCTTGTGACAGTTAGTGCTGCAATGCTAGCTATCACTACACCTAATATTCCATAAATAGGAATCAACCAATAACTAAGCATCAAGCCTAGTATACCCTGAACCATTGAAACAATCGTTGGGTAACGATTCATTTTAAGGGCCGTTAAAAAGACTACAGGCACATGCTCAATAATTAAGAGCAAAATCAAAAAAGTATATCCGATATAGGTAAATAGTATTTCCTGATCTTCCATGCCGGACCATGCGACAAATAAATATTTTCCGATTGTCAGCAATATGAAAACGGCTATTACACATAATACAGTTATTCTAAGTGCAACAGTTTTGAACTGTGCAAACAATTGCTTCCAACTATTGGATGATTCCAAAATGGCGATTGTAGGAAATAAAATCAAAGTGAAATTTCCCATCCCGATTCTTACCACTTCATAAAAACGGGTGATTAATACGTATTTTGATACAGCCTGCGCATCCAATAAATTTCCCATCAAAATGGTTTGCGCGTTGTATACCAAAACGCCTGAACAAGCTGCCAAGAAGAACCAAATAGAATACTTGAAATGATGAATCAAATCTTTCCACTTACAATATCGCCAATGTAGTTCAAAGCAGCGTTCACGCTTAGAAAACCAATACAAAGCCACTAAATACAAAAAGTTAGTAAGCACCATGGCTACAAAAACCCCTTGTAGCCCGAATCTCGTAGCTCCAATATACACGGCTAGTGTTTCCAGAATGGTTTTGACAACCCTGATGGATTTGCCTAAGAATATTTTATTGACTGATTGCAGCACAATATCGAAGAGCAAAGCGCCCAATTGTAATACAACCAAAAGACTCAGCAATAGTGATTGTTGAATAGTAAAGCCCGTGTTTTGTATTAAACCAAAATGGCTGAGTGCACTGTAAACACCAAATGTAATTGGTAGCAACCCAAGGAAGAAACAACAACCGCCGGAGATTAATGAAGATGCTTTCTCAGGTTCATGAATCAGCCTTCGTAACAAGCCCATATTATAGCCTAAATCAAAGATGAGGCTAAAAGGTAGTAAGTTTAAAATCAGAATACCATACACACTAAACGATTGCTCACCTAAAACATTCAATAAGAAAGGCGTTAGCCATAATACAGATAAGGCTGCTATGCCCTGTGCAAAAAAACTGGAGATTAAATTCAACCAATAACGCTGATGCGGTATGACGTATTTATGCCATATTGATTGAATGATGGGACGCATGAAGGGAGTCGTTTTCTGCTTTCTTCATCAATAACAATCCAGTAAACAACCAGAAAGGCATCCCTGTTACAGGCCCTTCGAGTGTAACATCAAAACTGGCATTGATGAAAAACGAGACTAATATAAGTGAGTAAATTAATAAATCAGGATTTCCTGTAGGTTTAAAAAGTGGTCTCCACAATAGAAACAGGTAAATTATCCATAATACAAAAAATGGAACGCCATATCTGGCCAGTAAGGTTAGGCTATAATTATGAGGTGATCTGAGACTATCATCGCCAACATTCACTTCATCACTCACAGATAGATTTACCCCCAAGCCTTTACCCTGCCAGAAATAAGGACCGGCAAATGTATAATCGATGATTTTCGTCCACCAGGTTAAACGCCAGACAACATTGTCATTGAGTGTTTTACTAACCTTCCTGGAATCCTGAGCTACTATACTGGTTACATTCTCTTGCAATTGCTCTATTCCAATTTTTCTGCCCTGTGCTTTATCCTCTACCTTGGTAGCCAAGTATAAAGGCAAAGCAATGATTAGCACAATAGGGGCATACTTGATATAACCCAGATACCGTTTACCCTGAACAGTTTTTCGGATCGCAAAGATATAGCCGGCCATAGGCAGGATAAAGGCTAGCATACCACCCCTGCTATAAGTTGCAGAAATCAATAACAGGTAACCAACGAGAAAATAATTTAATTGCAATAATCTAGCCGAGGTTTGCACTTTCCCAGTCAACATGAAGATTAAACAGATAAACAAGTGTACGGCCATGTCGCCGTTCTTATACGCGAGCAAAGGATAATTGCCTACCAGTATAAAATTATTCAAGTCTGGAAAGAAAGTGCGCAAAAGAAAAGAAGCCGTCATCATTATTGGGAAAAAAGCATACACGTTCGCAATTTTTTGCGCTATTGCTTCCTGATTATTCACGAAAAGAAAAGCAATAAATACATAAAATGCATAATTGATCACAAAACTATCCCTGATGGTGTCAACCAGTCCATACTGGGGAATACCAAGTATCAGGTAAACCATCGTCATCAATAAAAAGAATAGGATGAGTATCGTTTCTTTCCGCCAAACGAATGCATAATTGCGGATATCTTTCAATAGGATGAGTATCCCAAGCAACCAAGTAAACTCTGCCAGATACGTATACGCAATCCCCTTATTGAAATAGCAGTAAACAGCATAGACCACCACTAACCAGTTGAGGTAAATATCTTTCAGCCTATTGTTATTGCTTGATGCCATTATTTACAGTATGCAATCACGGTGTTACGGATATCCAGCACAATCATTTTCAACTTTTGCTTATCAGGCGATTCAGGTCTTTCGCCAATCATACTGGCTTCTGCTTTTTCAGAAATCAATTCAGGCAAAACAGCCCCAATACGCAGATAGCCGGGTTCAATGTAACGCTTAAACTCATCTACCGGAAAAGCAATCTTACTTGTTTGTTGCAGCAAATGCTGCGCTGCTTTTTTATTTAAAGTATATCCATATCCACCTGATACAGTTTTCATAAAGGGCGTTCCATAAATAAAACCATCTGCAAGTTCTTTTTTCGTACTACGTAAGATACGCGTATGCCCCAACCAAGAACCAAAGAAAAACATATCATACTGCTGCGTAAGCATGGAATAATATTCTGCAAAAACAGCAGGATCATTCATCCAGCTATCACTTTCCAACACCAGAAAAGCATCCGTATCATTTGACGCCTCTTGCACTATTTTGTGCCAGATTTTTCTGCTGGATAATAAAACTCCGATCTCCCCATGCTTAAGCGCATGTCCGGTGCGTTCTTTAGACAAAGCTTGCAGTTTGGCTAGAAAAGGAATCTTCTCACGAGAAGGATAGATAGCCTCCATTTGCTGAATGCCGGGTAGAAGTTGCATGAGCTGTTGTACACGATCCTGTCTTGCAGTTTCGTGTGCTGCCGTAATGATGAATCCTTTGATATGGCTAAGCGCGTTATGATTCATGCGGCGAAGATGACCTTAGTTTTTTCCAGCCAATTGCCCCCTTCCTTCCCTCTCCATGTTCTCTGCAACATATGCATCAAATCGAATGGCTTCATACAACTTGCAAAGAAACGTCCACGGGTTTTCCGGTAAAACAATTGACGGCTTTGTTCAAACATACGAAATCGCCGCATACTAAAAGATGCATGAACATTGTCTCGGTATTCACTCCCGCCTTCCAGATGTATGATTTGCACAGCCGGAATTAAGTACAGTTTAAAACTTGCTTTATTTGCCCGAAAAGCCCACTCTGTTTCCTCAAAAAACATGAAAAAGTCTTCATCAAATAATCCGATTTGATCTATTACAGATCTGCGTATAAACATAGCCGCTCCTGAAATATAATCCACTAGTTTATTATCATTGCCTTGATTAACAGCACCCAGGCTGATATAGCGCCGATAATATTTCGGCACTACATATTGTAGACCAAAAGCAGCAAATGCAGCAAACCAAGTTGGAAAATTACCATAAGCTTGCACAGATACCCCTTTCTCATTGATCAAATCAGCACCACAGGCAGCTACTTGTTGCCATTCTTCTTGGTCCATCATATGCATAAAAATACCCGCTGCATCATTACACAAACGGGTATCCGGATTCAATAAGAAAAGATAGCGGCCTTTGGCTACGCTTAATGCTGCATTATTGCCCGCACCAAAACCTTTGTTTTCATTCAGTTGGATAAAGACGTAATCATCACTTTGTAATTCATTTTGCAAAGCATCTATTGTACGGTCGGGAGAAGCATTATCCACCAGGATAATTTCATACTTGATTCCTTTGGTGAACTCCCTGATAGAAGCCACACAGTTCAACACCAATGCTGCTGAATTATAATTGACTATGATAAAGGATACATCCATATCCAGTCAGGTTCAGCTATGGTTTAACAGATGGATACGTAAAGAAGGTCCAGAGTAATCCCGCTCCAATAACTACCCCCCATGCAAACAAGACAAGTACAAACCAAGGTGTACGGCCATCTTCGAGCGGATATTTTGGCGTATCTAATAAATTGATGACGGGGGTTTGTGCAGCCAGTGACATTCTGCTGGCTTCTAGATTTTTGGTTACTTCTGTATATAAAGCGTAGGCCAATGTCTTTTGCCTTTGAGATAACTCACCAGGTACCGCCGCTGCCTTAAAAGCAATGTTTGCATCCAAAATTTGCTGGGTGGCAGTTTCGTAAGTTTTGGCATTCAATATTGCAGATAAAGAATCAGCTCTTTTTTCCAATCGCTGCAGTTGCTGTTGTGCAACAGCTGTTTTAATACCAATATAGTAGGCAATTGTTGCATTCACCAAGCGCTCTGAAAAGAGCTTGGAAAATACTTCGTCCCTACTTGTTGCAGTCACCTTAATGATGGTACCTTTTTTATTTAAACGATCTACCAATAAGTGTTTCTTGCCAATTTGCTTATACACCAAATAGAGCAAACTATCTCTCAAACGATCACCGGCTGCATAGCCTTTGAAACTCAGGGTATCGATACCGGCAATTTTCTTCCACTTTTTTTGTTTCAGCTGTTCCGAATCAATAAATAACTCTACCAAACGACGCTGCTTGTTTTGTGCAACTTGCACATCACTCAGCAAAACTTGCTCAATAATAGATCTTGAACCTAAGATATCCAGCACATTATCTCCGGCAAAGATACCATTGCTACCTGCCATGCTACTTATGTCAAAACCAAACTGAGACGCCAATCCAGCCAATCCACTACCACTCGTTTTTTCTTCCAGAATAAAAGTTGCTTCAGCAGTAAAACTTGGCTTTTGAAAGAAATGATAACCTAGTGCTAATAAAGATAATACAACACCGAGCAGCATGATGCGCACAAGCTGCTTGCGCAAATGCTGCAAGTAAGCACCCACCTCAGCTAATACTGTTCGCATTTGTACGATCTCTGTTTCTTTCTCCTGCATCATGTACAAGCTTTATTTGGTTGCATTGGTCAAGACCACTAATACACTAATCAAAGAGGTAAGCCCTGTTACGATGCCAATCACTTCACCGGTAGACAGCTTTACCTTGGCTCTTTTTTCAGGTACATAGATTTCAGTACCAGGTTTTATGCTAGGATAAAAACGCAGGAACAAGAAATTACGCGTTTTACGCACCTGCCCATTGGGATAAATCACATAGGCATTTTTACGTGAAGCATTCAGGCTGTATCTACCAGATTCGCGCAAAGCGTCTCTGAAGCTGATACCATCATAATAAACGATTTGTTTAGGCACATTCACCGCACCAAAGGTTTGAATGGTTTGCAGTTCTTTCGGCACTTTCAATATATCTCCTTCCACTAAGAACAAATCCTCCGCAGATCCTGGATTATTCAAAATTTGGTCTAAGCGAATACCCACCGGTTTTTGCTGTTTGTTCAAAGTATTGATCAACGAGCTATCCACTGCACCGCCAGCAGCTTTTCCACTCTGTGTATTGATAAGGCTGTTCTTTGAACTCAATACAGTAACATCTGATGCTGATACATCTCTGTAAACATTTCTCAACAACATGGCACCACCTGCAAAACCTTTTTGCTTGAGTCCGCCCGCTCTCTT is drawn from Chitinophagales bacterium and contains these coding sequences:
- a CDS encoding polysaccharide biosynthesis C-terminal domain-containing protein, yielding MRPIIQSIWHKYVIPHQRYWLNLISSFFAQGIAALSVLWLTPFLLNVLGEQSFSVYGILILNLLPFSLIFDLGYNMGLLRRLIHEPEKASSLISGGCCFFLGLLPITFGVYSALSHFGLIQNTGFTIQQSLLLSLLVVLQLGALLFDIVLQSVNKIFLGKSIRVVKTILETLAVYIGATRFGLQGVFVAMVLTNFLYLVALYWFSKRERCFELHWRYCKWKDLIHHFKYSIWFFLAACSGVLVYNAQTILMGNLLDAQAVSKYVLITRFYEVVRIGMGNFTLILFPTIAILESSNSWKQLFAQFKTVALRITVLCVIAVFILLTIGKYLFVAWSGMEDQEILFTYIGYTFLILLLIIEHVPVVFLTALKMNRYPTIVSMVQGILGLMLSYWLIPIYGILGVVIASIAALTVTSLWFSFWYLFQQLQHKLSHEPTA
- a CDS encoding O-antigen ligase family protein, which gives rise to MASSNNNRLKDIYLNWLVVVYAVYCYFNKGIAYTYLAEFTWLLGILILLKDIRNYAFVWRKETILILFFLLMTMVYLILGIPQYGLVDTIRDSFVINYAFYVFIAFLFVNNQEAIAQKIANVYAFFPIMMTASFLLRTFFPDLNNFILVGNYPLLAYKNGDMAVHLFICLIFMLTGKVQTSARLLQLNYFLVGYLLLISATYSRGGMLAFILPMAGYIFAIRKTVQGKRYLGYIKYAPIVLIIALPLYLATKVEDKAQGRKIGIEQLQENVTSIVAQDSRKVSKTLNDNVVWRLTWWTKIIDYTFAGPYFWQGKGLGVNLSVSDEVNVGDDSLRSPHNYSLTLLARYGVPFFVLWIIYLFLLWRPLFKPTGNPDLLIYSLILVSFFINASFDVTLEGPVTGMPFWLFTGLLLMKKAENDSLHASHHSINMA
- a CDS encoding glycosyltransferase family 25 protein, which encodes MNHNALSHIKGFIITAAHETARQDRVQQLMQLLPGIQQMEAIYPSREKIPFLAKLQALSKERTGHALKHGEIGVLLSSRKIWHKIVQEASNDTDAFLVLESDSWMNDPAVFAEYYSMLTQQYDMFFFGSWLGHTRILRSTKKELADGFIYGTPFMKTVSGGYGYTLNKKAAQHLLQQTSKIAFPVDEFKRYIEPGYLRIGAVLPELISEKAEASMIGERPESPDKQKLKMIVLDIRNTVIAYCK
- a CDS encoding glycosyltransferase → MDVSFIIVNYNSAALVLNCVASIREFTKGIKYEIILVDNASPDRTIDALQNELQSDDYVFIQLNENKGFGAGNNAALSVAKGRYLFLLNPDTRLCNDAAGIFMHMMDQEEWQQVAACGADLINEKGVSVQAYGNFPTWFAAFAAFGLQYVVPKYYRRYISLGAVNQGNDNKLVDYISGAAMFIRRSVIDQIGLFDEDFFMFFEETEWAFRANKASFKLYLIPAVQIIHLEGGSEYRDNVHASFSMRRFRMFEQSRQLFYRKTRGRFFASCMKPFDLMHMLQRTWRGKEGGNWLEKTKVIFAA